In Chryseobacterium sp. C-71, the genomic window CTTCTCTTGAAGGGAGTAAAAAACAGTCGAAAATGTTAATGTAATCATTCGGATTTTTAGTGTTTTCGACAAAAATAACTTGTTCTTCAACACCTAATTTTTGTGTATCTATTTTTGCAAATCTCACAAAAGGATTTTGATCATTTCCACCGATATTAAAAATCTTAAATTTAAGATTTGGAGTTTTTTGCTTTATTTTTTTTGCTAACAAAGGTATTAGCTCGCTACCTTTTCTTAATTCTTGAGTGCTTAAGGTTCCTAAGATAAATGTATTATCTGAAATATTATACTGTTGTTTTAGTTCAGGTGCTTTTGTCTTTATCTCGTTGTCTTTTGATATGAAAGAATATGCAACTGAGATTTTGCTTGCAGAGATTTTATATCTTTGAGTAAGAAAATCCTTTACAGATTGAGAACCTGCTAAGATAGAGTCTAACGAAGATATTTTGCGAGACAGATCATGGGCGTCGTAGAAACTTTCTAATGCAAACTGAAGTTCGTGAGTGTACAATATTGTTTTTAGACCTTTTGCTTTAAATTTTTCTAAAATACTTAATGTAGCAACAGTCATCCCAAAAACGCAGTCATAGTTTTTTGAAGATAATTTCTCGACGGCAGCATTATACAAATCTTCCTGACTCAATACGTCATTTTTTAAAACAATGAAACGTCTTAGTATTCTTGTTATAATATTAGGGCGAGGTTGAAAATGTTTTATATTTACAGCAGTTGGTACAAGATCTGTGAAATCTTTTGCCATTGTTCCATTTAACAGAATAAGTAAATCTACCTCATACTTCTGCGCACTCTGAATTTCTTTTAGTAATTCTAAAAGTAGGATTGGTGCGCCAGATCTTGTGGCTTCATGCAGTACAAAGAGTATTTTTTTTCTCATACTAAAGTCTCTAATATAAGATTCTGATTATTTTTAACAATAGTATTATCAGGAATAGATTTGTGAATAATACAGTTCGCACCAACAATACAATTATTACCAATCGTAACACCTTTTAGCACAACAACATTGCTTCCTAGCCAGCAGTTTTTGCCAATAATAATGGGTGCAGTAGAAAATTGATCTTTAGAGACATTAATGTTGGTGTCTTTAATGATTAAGTGATTGTGGTCATACAATTTCACGCCTTCTCCAAAAAGGGTATCATCACCTATTTCTATATTTTCTAAACAATTAACCGAACAGAAATTATTAAAAAAAACTCTTTTACCTATTGTAAGTTTTGCTTTTGGATAAACCAAAATATTACAATAGTCTCGTAACGAAAATCCTTCACCGATTGAAATGTCCCCATATAAGACTCCGTTTCCCTTAAATATATTTGTTTCTTTTTTAATGAAAGATTCGTGAATTTTAATATTAGGATTACTTATGAAATTTTCCCAAAGTTTGTTTTTATTTTTTTTATGAGAATTTTCTACTAACGAAATGATTTTTTCGGCAATAAGATTTTTGAAGTTAGAAAACATAGTATTTACAATTTTGTTAAACCCAATTTTCTTAATATTTTAAGAGTACGAGAATTATTAATTTTTTTAATTTTTTCTTCAGCTAAGTTAATTTTTTCTAATATAGAAATATATTGCGGAAACTCACTGCGTAGAAATGTCTTCTTTTCGGATAGTATTATGGGTAAGCTTTGAGGATTTGAGCTCAGGCCATCATAGGAATAGTTTACAACTGGAATTTTTACAAATTTATAAGATACCTCAAACTTACATATTGTTTTAGCGAAAAAAGCCCAATCTGAACAAATCTTCATATTTTCATTATAATATCCAAATTGGTCAAATAATTTTTTACGAATA contains:
- a CDS encoding glycosyltransferase encodes the protein MRKKILFVLHEATRSGAPILLLELLKEIQSAQKYEVDLLILLNGTMAKDFTDLVPTAVNIKHFQPRPNIITRILRRFIVLKNDVLSQEDLYNAAVEKLSSKNYDCVFGMTVATLSILEKFKAKGLKTILYTHELQFALESFYDAHDLSRKISSLDSILAGSQSVKDFLTQRYKISASKISVAYSFISKDNEIKTKAPELKQQYNISDNTFILGTLSTQELRKGSELIPLLAKKIKQKTPNLKFKIFNIGGNDQNPFVRFAKIDTQKLGVEEQVIFVENTKNPNDYINIFDCFLLPSREDPFPLVMHLAAEFNKPIVGFKDSGGVEEFLNGTNLLADYLDIDQFADIIIKTHDDKIFREKSLLKIKDNVHKFSKENSMTIIYKAIDNI
- a CDS encoding DapH/DapD/GlmU-related protein; translation: MFSNFKNLIAEKIISLVENSHKKNKNKLWENFISNPNIKIHESFIKKETNIFKGNGVLYGDISIGEGFSLRDYCNILVYPKAKLTIGKRVFFNNFCSVNCLENIEIGDDTLFGEGVKLYDHNHLIIKDTNINVSKDQFSTAPIIIGKNCWLGSNVVVLKGVTIGNNCIVGANCIIHKSIPDNTIVKNNQNLILETLV